A stretch of Phytoactinopolyspora mesophila DNA encodes these proteins:
- a CDS encoding ABC transporter permease subunit, producing the protein MNSSTRSRLYRWDVKASPYLYIAPFFVLFAAFGLFPLGYTAWVSLHDWSLLSDEHTFAGLDNYQRLLGDPYFWNALRNTVSILVLGTVPQLLLALLMAHLLTMRLRGRTFFQMGMLLPNVASVVAVAVIFSQLFGRDFGVINWVLESLGAGRIDWQAGVASSHIAIAVMIIWKWTGYNALIYLAAMQAIPRDMYESATLDGASSIRQLRSITIPMIRPTVIFTVIVSTIYGLQVFAEPQLFAGGGYDTVTGGSSRQFQTLTLYLYEHGFNRGFQFGYASATAWVMFVIIVVIAVLNYLLVRRIRSSS; encoded by the coding sequence GTGAACTCCTCCACCCGAAGCCGGCTGTACAGGTGGGACGTCAAAGCCTCGCCCTACCTGTACATCGCCCCGTTCTTCGTGCTGTTCGCCGCGTTCGGCTTGTTTCCGCTTGGCTACACCGCTTGGGTGTCGCTGCACGACTGGAGCCTGCTCTCCGACGAACACACCTTCGCGGGGCTGGACAACTACCAGCGTCTCCTGGGGGATCCGTACTTCTGGAACGCACTACGCAACACCGTTTCCATCCTCGTTCTCGGGACCGTGCCGCAACTCCTCCTGGCTTTGCTGATGGCGCATCTACTCACGATGCGCCTGCGTGGACGCACGTTCTTTCAGATGGGCATGTTGCTGCCGAACGTCGCCTCCGTCGTCGCCGTCGCCGTGATCTTCAGCCAGTTGTTCGGCCGTGACTTCGGGGTCATCAACTGGGTACTCGAGTCACTCGGGGCCGGCCGGATCGACTGGCAGGCCGGGGTCGCGTCGTCGCACATCGCGATCGCCGTGATGATCATCTGGAAGTGGACCGGATACAACGCGCTGATCTATCTGGCGGCGATGCAGGCGATCCCGCGCGACATGTACGAATCGGCGACGCTCGACGGCGCGTCGTCGATCCGTCAGCTGCGCAGCATCACCATCCCGATGATCCGTCCGACTGTCATCTTCACCGTGATCGTCTCCACCATCTATGGCCTTCAAGTCTTCGCCGAGCCACAGCTGTTCGCCGGTGGCGGCTATGACACGGTCACCGGCGGATCGTCGCGCCAGTTCCAGACGCTCACGCTTTATCTGTACGAACACGGCTTCAACCGCGGCTTCCAATTCGGGTACGCCTCAGCGACGGCATGGGTGATGTTCGTGATCATCGTCGTCATCGCCGTGCTGAACTACCTGTTGGTGCGCCGGATCAGGAGCAGCTCATGA
- a CDS encoding ABC transporter substrate-binding protein — protein MRAIHTRRFLAAGLAAGLFCLTACSSSDEPDAASNAGSDGEAITLTIGLFGDFGFEPLYAEYEAAHPGITIEERIAEFSDHHTNLTQRLATGSGTADIEAVEVGFISQFTATPDRFHNLLDLGADQLEDRWLDWKWQQALARDDSALIGLGTDVGGMAMCYRTDLFNEAGLPTDRDEVSQLWPTWEDYVATGQEFMAAADGKYFFESSGNMFRAMIEQAPVGVYDSDDNLIVATSDHVKHAWDLAVEAIEAGMSNQLTAWTPEWTAAFGQGTFATIICPAWMTAYIEGSAPDAEGLWDVASVPGGAGNMGGAHLVLPAQGENPEAAYDLIEWLTAPEQQLKVFQETGNFPSTPELYDDEELTQFSKEYFNDAPIGQIFTEAAQLVQPQYQGPLQGDVLTIIGQGLGRIEEGAQTPDEAWTQVLSDLESLA, from the coding sequence ATGCGCGCCATCCACACCCGCCGATTCCTTGCCGCCGGGCTTGCGGCCGGACTTTTCTGCCTCACCGCCTGCAGCTCCAGCGATGAGCCCGACGCCGCCTCGAACGCCGGATCTGACGGCGAGGCGATCACCCTGACCATTGGCCTGTTCGGCGATTTCGGCTTCGAACCGCTCTACGCCGAGTACGAGGCGGCACACCCCGGCATCACCATCGAGGAACGCATCGCCGAGTTCAGCGACCACCACACCAACTTGACCCAACGCCTGGCCACAGGCTCGGGCACGGCCGACATCGAAGCGGTAGAGGTCGGCTTCATCAGCCAGTTCACTGCTACCCCGGACCGCTTCCACAACTTGCTCGATCTGGGCGCGGACCAACTCGAGGACCGTTGGCTGGATTGGAAATGGCAGCAAGCGCTGGCCCGCGACGACTCGGCCCTCATCGGTCTAGGTACCGACGTCGGAGGCATGGCCATGTGCTATCGGACAGATCTGTTCAACGAAGCCGGCCTCCCCACGGACCGCGACGAAGTCTCTCAGCTATGGCCAACCTGGGAAGACTATGTCGCGACCGGACAAGAATTCATGGCCGCGGCTGATGGCAAGTACTTCTTCGAGAGCTCCGGCAACATGTTCCGCGCCATGATCGAGCAGGCGCCCGTCGGCGTCTACGACTCGGACGACAACCTGATCGTGGCGACAAGCGACCACGTCAAACACGCCTGGGATCTCGCGGTGGAGGCCATCGAGGCAGGTATGTCCAACCAGCTCACCGCTTGGACACCAGAATGGACCGCCGCATTCGGTCAAGGCACCTTCGCCACCATCATCTGCCCGGCATGGATGACCGCGTACATCGAAGGCAGCGCACCCGATGCCGAAGGGCTGTGGGACGTCGCCTCCGTGCCCGGTGGAGCCGGAAACATGGGTGGCGCCCACCTCGTCCTGCCAGCACAGGGGGAGAACCCCGAGGCTGCCTACGACCTGATCGAATGGCTGACCGCACCGGAGCAGCAACTCAAGGTCTTCCAGGAGACGGGCAACTTCCCATCCACTCCGGAGCTGTACGACGACGAGGAACTGACCCAGTTCAGCAAGGAGTACTTCAACGACGCCCCGATCGGACAGATCTTCACCGAGGCGGCGCAGCTGGTCCAGCCGCAGTATCAGGGTCCGCTGCAGGGCGATGTGCTGACGATCATCGGCCAAGGGCTGGGACGGATCGAGGAAGGCGCCCAGACACCGGACGAGGCGTGGACACAGGTGCTGTCCGACCTCGAGTCGCTGGCCTAG
- a CDS encoding GNAT family N-acetyltransferase codes for MNVRPYQPGDDDALYEICLKTGPGGEDAFTDRRILGEIYVGPYIEFEADVAFVVEDDDGVAGYVLGAKDTRAFEKVCESRWWPNLRSRYPLGSFSAEATESRFVHLIHHPHTAAADVAAEYPSHLHIDLLPRTQGQGMGRVLMKRLLDALHAAGSPGVHLGVGATNTNAIGFYRHLGFHVLHESPTGLTMARSTLA; via the coding sequence ATGAACGTGCGCCCGTACCAACCCGGTGATGACGACGCTCTTTATGAGATCTGCCTGAAGACCGGGCCCGGTGGCGAAGACGCGTTCACCGACCGGCGCATCCTCGGCGAAATCTACGTGGGGCCGTATATCGAGTTCGAAGCAGACGTGGCATTCGTCGTCGAGGACGACGACGGCGTCGCCGGTTACGTGCTGGGCGCCAAGGACACCCGGGCCTTCGAGAAGGTCTGTGAATCGCGATGGTGGCCCAATTTGCGCAGCAGGTATCCGCTCGGCTCGTTTTCCGCAGAGGCCACCGAATCGCGGTTCGTCCATCTGATCCACCATCCGCATACGGCGGCGGCCGACGTCGCCGCCGAGTATCCGTCACACCTGCACATCGACCTGCTACCCCGCACCCAGGGCCAGGGGATGGGCCGGGTACTCATGAAGCGACTGCTGGACGCCTTGCACGCGGCCGGCTCGCCCGGCGTCCACCTCGGCGTCGGCGCCACCAACACCAACGCGATCGGCTTCTACCGGCACCTCGGCTTCCACGTGCTCCACGAGTCTCCCACGGGCCTCACGATGGCTCGCTCCACCCTCGCCTGA
- a CDS encoding DUF1648 domain-containing protein — MIDTRHAGERPRPTARILLATAALPLSVGIVGAILVMSWRDDLPAEIAIHWAVRGDADGFAGVTETALLIAGFCALFAVVGAAVTMAGQMDASLARVIAGTTSGTAAFVTVMMVVLIAGQRGLTAAAEASLDAGAIVGGIAAGVGIAVVAVAIIPRWGRPVDDLPEDAPALSLGSSELVTWTQSVAAGSNVVMLLALVAGFTGVVTAATGLWLVLILTVLLFALVALMLSIRVTIDQRGLTITSAVGWPKFNTALDEIDHAKTATVNPIRHFGGYGFRIAAFGPYRGASGFVMRGGEAIVLERVSGRRLVVVVDDAATAAGLLNALVQRERGR; from the coding sequence ATGATCGACACGCGCCACGCGGGTGAACGACCACGGCCCACAGCGCGAATCCTGCTGGCCACAGCCGCTCTGCCGCTGAGTGTCGGTATCGTCGGCGCGATTCTCGTGATGAGCTGGCGCGACGACTTGCCCGCCGAGATCGCCATCCACTGGGCCGTCCGCGGCGACGCCGACGGCTTCGCCGGAGTCACCGAGACCGCCCTTCTGATCGCCGGCTTCTGCGCCTTGTTCGCGGTGGTCGGTGCGGCGGTGACCATGGCCGGGCAGATGGATGCCTCGCTCGCCCGAGTCATCGCCGGCACCACGTCCGGCACAGCCGCGTTCGTCACCGTGATGATGGTCGTGCTGATCGCCGGACAGCGTGGCCTGACCGCCGCCGCGGAGGCCAGCCTCGATGCCGGCGCCATAGTCGGCGGGATAGCCGCCGGAGTTGGGATCGCCGTGGTCGCCGTGGCGATCATTCCGCGCTGGGGCCGGCCCGTGGACGACCTACCGGAAGACGCACCCGCGCTGTCACTCGGCTCATCGGAACTGGTCACGTGGACTCAGTCAGTGGCAGCTGGGAGCAACGTCGTGATGCTCCTCGCCCTCGTCGCGGGGTTCACCGGCGTGGTGACCGCGGCGACCGGCCTGTGGCTTGTGCTGATCCTCACTGTTCTGCTCTTCGCGCTGGTCGCATTAATGCTCTCGATCCGGGTCACCATCGATCAGCGCGGCCTGACCATCACCAGCGCGGTGGGATGGCCGAAGTTCAATACCGCTCTCGATGAGATCGACCATGCCAAAACCGCCACAGTGAACCCGATCCGGCACTTCGGCGGGTACGGCTTCCGGATCGCCGCGTTCGGCCCATACCGGGGCGCCAGCGGATTCGTGATGCGCGGCGGCGAGGCCATCGTGCTCGAGCGGGTCAGCGGGCGCCGGCTGGTCGTGGTCGTCGACGACGCCGCGACCGCGGCCGGGCTCCTCAACGCACTCGTGCAGCGTGAGCGCGGCCGGTAG
- a CDS encoding GntR family transcriptional regulator produces the protein MLIRLDPSSPVPLFAQLAAAVRGAAARGELRPGERLPGARELAESLGVNMHTALRGYQQLRDEGLIELRRGRGAVLTEQASEGLASLREAVAELVSQARRFGLTRDELIELITAEYPEQPPA, from the coding sequence ATGCTCATCCGCCTAGACCCGAGTTCGCCCGTGCCGTTGTTCGCGCAGCTTGCCGCTGCCGTGCGCGGCGCGGCAGCCCGGGGCGAGCTCCGTCCCGGCGAGAGGCTGCCCGGCGCCCGCGAACTTGCGGAGTCACTCGGCGTGAATATGCACACCGCACTCCGGGGCTATCAGCAGTTGCGGGACGAAGGGCTGATAGAGCTCCGGCGCGGTCGCGGCGCCGTGCTGACCGAGCAGGCGAGCGAAGGCCTCGCCAGCTTGCGCGAGGCCGTCGCCGAGCTGGTGAGCCAGGCGCGGCGATTCGGGCTCACCCGTGACGAACTGATCGAACTGATCACAGCCGAATACCCGGAACAACCGCCGGCGTGA
- a CDS encoding S9 family peptidase yields the protein MADRERPSPPVAKRVPHTRTFHGDTVDDEYAWLIDRDDPDTLAYLEAENAYTEAQTVHTKALQEEIFEEIKARTLETDLSVPVRRGEWWYYIRTVEGQQYPIHCRSRTEPKLPDDPTEPITPPADEQVMLDQNELAGTSPYFALGAFDISPDGRLLIFSTDYDGSEKYTLKVKDLNSGAVLSDEVPNTYYSTAWSADGSTLFYTTVDDAMRPYRVWRHRLGTDASTDEIVHQEDDERFFAGVGLTRSDSYIVIAVDSQVTSEIRVLDATDPMGEFSVVEPRRQGVEYSIDHAGEHFFIVHNDGAADFELAKAPVTSPGRANWQPVLPSDADTRIVGVDCFAGHVVVSLRRGGSTALHVIPLLGGEPEPGTDIEFPEEVRTVRPGSNPEFRTSTFRLGYTSLGTPSSVIDYDVNTGEMQVRKRQPVLGDFDADQYETFREWATAADGARIPISVVRRRDTPGDGSAPCVLYGYGSYESSMDPWFSIPRLSLLDRGFVFAVAHVRGGGEMGRSWYENGKLLAKRNTFTDFIACAERLVEAGWTAPDRLIGRGGSAGGLLIGAVANMAPSAFAGLVAEVAFVDPLNTILDPTLPLTVIEWEEWGNPIESAEVYEYMKSYSPYENVEAKEYPAILATAGLNDPRVGYHEPAKWVARLRATATGTAPILLKTEMGAGHGGLSGRYDAWRDEAFTLTFVLNTATR from the coding sequence ATGGCTGATCGTGAACGCCCGTCCCCGCCGGTGGCCAAACGGGTGCCGCACACACGCACGTTCCACGGCGACACCGTCGACGACGAGTACGCGTGGCTGATCGATCGAGACGATCCCGACACACTCGCCTATCTCGAGGCGGAGAACGCATATACCGAGGCGCAGACCGTTCACACGAAGGCCCTGCAGGAAGAGATCTTCGAAGAGATCAAAGCGCGCACTTTGGAGACGGACCTGTCAGTGCCGGTGCGCCGCGGGGAGTGGTGGTACTACATACGCACCGTCGAAGGACAGCAGTACCCGATCCATTGCCGTTCTCGCACCGAGCCCAAACTGCCGGACGACCCCACCGAGCCGATCACGCCCCCGGCTGACGAGCAGGTGATGCTCGATCAGAACGAACTCGCGGGCACATCCCCGTATTTCGCACTGGGTGCCTTCGACATCAGTCCGGACGGGCGGTTGCTGATCTTTTCCACCGATTACGACGGCAGCGAGAAGTACACGTTGAAGGTGAAGGACCTGAACAGTGGTGCGGTCCTTTCCGACGAGGTACCCAATACCTACTACAGCACGGCGTGGTCGGCGGACGGCTCGACGCTGTTCTACACCACGGTCGACGACGCGATGCGCCCGTATCGAGTGTGGCGGCATCGGCTCGGAACGGACGCCTCGACCGACGAGATCGTGCACCAAGAGGATGACGAGCGTTTCTTCGCCGGAGTGGGGCTGACGCGAAGCGACAGCTACATCGTCATCGCGGTGGACAGCCAGGTGACCAGCGAGATCAGGGTGCTCGATGCCACTGATCCCATGGGCGAGTTCAGTGTCGTCGAGCCGCGGCGTCAAGGTGTCGAGTACTCGATCGACCACGCCGGCGAGCACTTCTTCATCGTGCACAACGACGGCGCCGCCGACTTCGAACTGGCGAAGGCGCCGGTCACCTCACCCGGGCGAGCGAACTGGCAGCCGGTCTTGCCCTCCGACGCCGACACCCGCATCGTCGGCGTGGATTGCTTCGCGGGCCACGTGGTTGTCTCCCTGCGACGCGGCGGTAGCACGGCACTTCACGTCATCCCGCTTCTCGGTGGCGAGCCGGAGCCGGGCACCGACATCGAGTTCCCGGAGGAAGTCAGGACCGTCCGTCCGGGCAGCAACCCGGAGTTCCGTACATCGACGTTCCGCCTCGGTTACACCTCGCTGGGCACGCCCAGTTCAGTGATTGACTATGACGTCAACACCGGTGAGATGCAGGTACGTAAGCGCCAGCCGGTCCTGGGCGACTTCGACGCGGACCAGTACGAGACATTCCGTGAATGGGCGACGGCGGCGGACGGCGCCCGCATACCGATCTCGGTGGTGCGGCGGCGCGACACGCCCGGCGACGGTTCCGCGCCGTGTGTGCTCTATGGTTACGGGTCCTACGAGTCCTCGATGGACCCATGGTTCTCGATTCCCCGGCTCTCGCTGCTCGACCGAGGGTTCGTCTTCGCCGTGGCGCACGTGCGTGGTGGCGGCGAGATGGGACGTTCTTGGTACGAGAACGGCAAACTACTGGCAAAGCGAAACACTTTTACCGACTTCATCGCCTGCGCTGAGCGGCTGGTGGAAGCGGGCTGGACGGCACCGGACCGGCTGATCGGCCGAGGCGGGAGTGCGGGTGGCCTGCTGATCGGCGCGGTGGCCAACATGGCGCCCTCCGCGTTTGCCGGACTGGTGGCTGAGGTGGCGTTCGTGGACCCGTTGAACACCATCCTCGATCCGACCCTCCCGCTCACGGTGATCGAGTGGGAGGAATGGGGTAACCCGATTGAGTCGGCCGAGGTCTACGAGTACATGAAGTCCTACTCGCCGTATGAGAACGTGGAAGCCAAGGAGTATCCGGCGATCCTGGCCACGGCGGGCCTCAACGACCCCCGCGTGGGGTACCACGAACCTGCCAAGTGGGTGGCTCGGCTGCGCGCCACCGCCACTGGCACCGCACCCATTCTCCTGAAGACGGAGATGGGTGCCGGCCACGGTGGGCTCTCTGGGAGGTACGACGCCTGGCGTGACGAGGCGTTCACGCTCACATTTGTCCTCAACACGGCGACTCGATGA
- a CDS encoding phage holin family protein: MTESGNTRQREESAAQLVADMSEQTSRLVRDEIRLAVAELREKPKYAGLGLGLFGSAGLFAFFGTAVLITAAILALDLAVPAWAAALIVAAVLFVLALIAALVGKREIQQAKPMPERAAENVRRDIEEITGRGTS; encoded by the coding sequence GTGACCGAGTCGGGTAACACTCGGCAGCGTGAGGAGTCGGCGGCGCAGCTCGTGGCCGACATGTCGGAGCAGACGTCTCGGCTGGTGCGAGACGAGATCCGGCTGGCTGTCGCGGAGCTGCGTGAGAAGCCGAAGTATGCGGGTCTCGGCCTCGGACTTTTCGGATCGGCGGGATTGTTCGCGTTTTTCGGCACGGCAGTCCTCATCACTGCGGCAATATTGGCGTTGGACCTGGCCGTCCCGGCCTGGGCCGCGGCGTTGATCGTGGCGGCGGTGCTGTTCGTCCTCGCCCTGATCGCGGCGTTGGTCGGCAAGCGAGAGATACAGCAGGCCAAGCCGATGCCGGAGCGAGCGGCGGAGAATGTCCGCCGTGATATCGAAGAGATCACCGGACGGGGGACGTCGTGA
- a CDS encoding DUF3618 domain-containing protein, producing MGKTNLAPEPSSDASIDELERDIERTREELGQTVEELAGRAAATVKPVGYAVVGLAAATVIVCVIAWRRRR from the coding sequence ATGGGCAAGACGAATCTAGCGCCCGAACCATCGTCGGATGCCAGCATCGATGAGCTGGAGCGGGATATCGAGCGCACCCGCGAGGAACTAGGCCAGACCGTAGAAGAGCTGGCCGGCCGGGCCGCCGCGACGGTCAAGCCGGTGGGATACGCCGTGGTCGGGCTGGCGGCGGCAACCGTGATCGTGTGTGTCATCGCCTGGCGTCGTCGCCGGTAG
- a CDS encoding YihY/virulence factor BrkB family protein has translation MAEETPAKKAGPTDTEAPPESTPEPPSEPAAEDQGENLEPPSEPATEKQGPDLPRGFVLKRVVRGFSAHKGTDLAAALTYYAVLAVFPATIALASVPALVGQEADPTAAILDVVDDVAPALVEDLRGPIEQLAQVPAAGLGLLIGLLGALWVASGYVGAFGRSLNQIYGVEEGRPFWKLRPAMLLVTLATVVLVALAVVLLVMTGPLARAVGDAIGLGDVAVTVWDIAKWPVLIVVVLMVIALLYWATPNVRHPKFRLISAGALLALVVWAVASAGFGFYVANFADYDRTYGSLAGVVVFLLWLWITNIALLFGAAFDMERERVRELRAGIPAEERLQLPPRDTRKSDKTAAKAAQDAQSAREFREHQGRRDAD, from the coding sequence ATGGCTGAAGAGACGCCGGCGAAGAAGGCCGGGCCGACGGACACCGAGGCACCGCCGGAGTCCACTCCTGAACCTCCGAGTGAGCCGGCTGCCGAGGATCAAGGGGAGAATCTGGAACCGCCGAGTGAGCCGGCCACCGAGAAGCAAGGACCGGATCTGCCGCGCGGTTTCGTCCTCAAACGAGTGGTACGTGGATTCTCCGCCCACAAAGGCACCGACCTGGCGGCGGCGTTGACCTACTATGCCGTGCTGGCGGTCTTTCCGGCGACCATTGCCCTCGCGTCGGTACCGGCGCTGGTGGGTCAGGAAGCCGACCCCACAGCGGCGATCCTTGACGTAGTGGACGACGTCGCGCCGGCGCTCGTGGAGGACCTGCGTGGTCCCATCGAACAGTTGGCCCAAGTTCCCGCCGCCGGACTGGGTCTGCTGATCGGGCTGCTCGGTGCCCTGTGGGTGGCATCGGGCTATGTGGGTGCCTTCGGGCGGTCCCTGAACCAGATCTACGGGGTAGAGGAAGGACGTCCGTTCTGGAAGCTTCGCCCGGCCATGCTGCTGGTCACGCTCGCTACCGTGGTCTTGGTCGCGCTGGCGGTCGTCCTGCTGGTGATGACCGGTCCACTAGCGCGTGCGGTCGGGGACGCGATCGGGCTGGGTGACGTTGCGGTGACGGTGTGGGACATCGCGAAGTGGCCGGTGCTGATCGTCGTGGTCCTGATGGTCATCGCGCTGCTGTATTGGGCGACACCGAATGTGCGGCACCCGAAGTTCCGCCTGATCAGCGCGGGCGCACTCTTGGCGCTTGTCGTGTGGGCCGTCGCGTCGGCCGGCTTCGGCTTCTACGTGGCCAATTTCGCCGACTATGACCGAACCTACGGCTCCTTGGCGGGCGTCGTCGTGTTCTTGCTGTGGTTGTGGATCACCAATATCGCGCTGCTGTTCGGTGCGGCGTTCGATATGGAACGGGAGCGGGTCCGTGAGCTGCGGGCCGGAATCCCGGCCGAAGAGCGGCTTCAGCTGCCGCCTCGGGACACCCGTAAGAGCGACAAAACGGCGGCAAAGGCGGCTCAGGATGCGCAGTCTGCGCGAGAGTTCCGCGAGCACCAGGGGCGGCGCGACGCCGACTGA
- a CDS encoding DUF4097 family beta strand repeat-containing protein encodes MTSSNYRRTFPAPAPMDVSITSRSGHVEVLAADVSEAEVHLRPSRSGDTEALAVIERATVEQHGNSLRVEVSRQGTGPSLLPDPAIDIQVTVPQASTLTVHTGSANIRAGGGLAETSLHTGSGNITAIGCTDVLTKTGSGDIQVDDVSSVRASSGSGNVNVERCAGRVDVNTASGDVRVTDLAGDSELRTASGNVEIGSMSARVTAKTASGDVRVQRTVEGTLEAKTASGDVTIGVASGTAAKLDCSAVSGRVRSDLAPTDAPADGDRTVAVSAKTVSGAITVTRSN; translated from the coding sequence GTGACATCCTCCAATTACCGCCGCACCTTTCCTGCACCTGCGCCGATGGACGTCTCGATCACGTCCCGCTCCGGACACGTCGAAGTCCTCGCCGCGGACGTCTCTGAAGCGGAAGTGCACCTCCGGCCGTCCAGATCCGGCGATACCGAAGCCCTCGCGGTGATCGAACGCGCCACCGTCGAGCAGCATGGGAACTCGCTGCGCGTCGAGGTTTCGCGCCAAGGTACCGGCCCCAGCCTCTTACCCGATCCGGCCATCGACATCCAGGTCACCGTCCCGCAGGCCAGCACGCTCACGGTCCACACCGGTTCTGCCAACATCCGCGCCGGCGGCGGGCTCGCAGAGACGTCGTTGCATACGGGCTCCGGGAACATCACCGCCATTGGCTGCACCGACGTCTTGACCAAGACAGGCAGTGGCGACATCCAGGTCGACGACGTCTCATCGGTCCGCGCGTCGTCGGGCTCGGGCAATGTGAACGTCGAGCGCTGCGCCGGCCGGGTCGACGTCAACACCGCCTCGGGTGATGTGCGCGTCACCGATCTAGCCGGCGACAGCGAACTTCGCACCGCATCGGGCAACGTGGAGATCGGCTCGATGAGCGCACGAGTCACCGCCAAGACCGCTTCTGGCGACGTCAGGGTCCAACGCACCGTGGAGGGCACCCTGGAGGCGAAGACTGCCTCCGGTGACGTCACCATCGGCGTGGCGTCCGGCACCGCGGCGAAACTCGACTGCTCCGCCGTCTCCGGCCGGGTCAGGTCCGACCTCGCCCCCACCGACGCCCCCGCCGACGGGGACCGCACCGTGGCCGTATCGGCCAAGACCGTCAGCGGCGCCATCACCGTCACCCGCAGCAACTGA
- a CDS encoding toxin-antitoxin system HicB family antitoxin codes for MELTPYVDSLRGSLAAAAQAAADDVREAADRLSYAVEPSLRLTLIEAFGDAAAEITTQLDGVSVDVRLRGGNPEFVASDERVTAGFTPPQPPEPPSPPPPPEADESMSRISLRLPESLKTRAEEAAAADGLSVNAWLVRAISQMLDGPQSGVHISLGRRVSGWVR; via the coding sequence ATGGAACTCACCCCATACGTCGATTCCCTCCGCGGCTCACTGGCCGCTGCGGCGCAGGCCGCGGCAGACGACGTACGGGAGGCGGCTGACCGGCTCTCGTACGCGGTCGAACCGTCGCTGCGGCTAACTCTGATCGAGGCCTTCGGTGATGCCGCGGCGGAGATCACCACTCAACTCGACGGCGTTTCGGTGGACGTCCGGCTCCGGGGCGGAAACCCGGAATTCGTCGCCAGCGACGAGCGCGTGACGGCCGGCTTCACACCGCCTCAGCCGCCAGAACCTCCGAGCCCGCCGCCACCACCGGAGGCTGACGAGAGCATGTCGCGGATCTCGCTGCGGCTGCCGGAGAGTCTCAAGACCCGAGCCGAAGAAGCCGCCGCGGCCGACGGCCTGTCTGTGAACGCCTGGCTGGTCCGGGCCATCAGTCAGATGCTCGACGGCCCGCAGTCCGGGGTCCACATCAGCCTGGGACGACGCGTCTCCGGCTGGGTTCGCTGA